The genomic window TCGACGAGGAGCCCCCGATGACGCGTGTGGAATCGTCCGGTCGGCGGTGGCCGGTGTTCACGGTGGTGGCGGTCGCGGTCGTCGTGTTCCTGTTGGGTGGGCTCGGTGGCGGGTTCCAGGGCAAGCTCGCCGACGTGCAGAAGAACGACAATGCGTCGTTCCTTCCGGCGCAGGCGGAGTCGACGATCGTGACGAACGAGTCGGCGAAGTTCGTGTCGGTGGAGACGGTGCCGGGGGCGGTGGTCTTCCATCGTGACGGCGGGTTGACGGATGCCGACCGGGCGGCGATCGAGCAGGCCCGCACCACGATCGCGACGATCGACGGGGTGGCGACGGATTCGGTGACGCCCACCCAGTTCTCGCAGGACGGGTCGACGGCGTCGGTGTTCGTGCCGTTGATCGCGAAGCAGGACGGGACGGCGGTGACCGGGCCCGCGCTCGCCGACACCGAACAGCACGTTCTCGATGCCGCGCGTGCGGCCGTCGACGGCGGGGTGGAGGTGCTGCCGGCGGGACCGGGCGGCCTGCTGGTGGCGTTCATCGACGCCTTCGAGGGGCTCGACAGCACGCTGCTGCTCGTGGCGTTGCTCGTCGTGATCGTGATCCTGCTGGTGGTGTACCGCTCGCCGGTGCTGTGGGTGTTCCCGCTGTTCTCGGCGTTGTTGGCGCTGGGATTGTCGTCGATGGTGATCTATCTGCTCGCCGACCACGAACTGCTCACGCTCACCGGGCAGAGTCAGGGCATCCTGTTCGTGCTCGTGATCGGCGCGGGCACGGACTATGCCCTGCTGCTGATCGCCCGGTATCGGGAGGAACTGCACTTCCACGACAACCGGTTCGACGCCATGATCAAGGCGTGGCGGGAGTCGGCGCCGGCGATCACGGCGTCGGCGGTCACCGTGATCCTGGGTCTGCTGTGCCTGAGCTTCTCGGAGTTGAACTCCAACAAGAGTCTCGGTCCGGTCGCCGCGATCGGTATCGCGTGCACGTACGTGGTGATGATGACGTTCCTGCCGGTCGTCCTGTCGGTGGTCGGGCGCTGGGTGTTCTGGCCGCGCACGCCTCGGGTCGACGGTGCGACGGACCTTGCCACGCACGGGATGTGGGGGCGGATCGCCGGATTCGTGGGACGACGCGACCGGCCCGCCTGGATCGGGGCGACGGTGCTGTTGGCGGCGCTGTTCGCAGTCGGTATCGGCAGCCTGCAGACCGACGGGCTGACCGCGACGGAGAACTTCACCGGCACACCCGACGCCGTCCGCGGGCAGGCACTGTACGACGCCGACTTCGATCCCGGTGCCGGTGCCCCCGCCGTCGTCACGACGAACGCGGCGGCGGTCGATGCGGTGATCGCCGCGGCGAGCGGTGTCGAGGGGGTGCGGCAGGGACCGGGATCGGTGTGCGTGCAGATCGACCTCGAGAAGGTCGAGGGGCTGCTACGCAATTCCGGCGGTACGACGCCGGAGCTTCCGCCCGGGTGCCCGCCCGCGATCCTGAACGTCGCCCCGATCGACGGCCGCACGGTTGTCAATGTGGCCCTTGACGATTCGTACGATTCGCCGGAAGCATTGCAGACCGTGCAGCGGCTGCGGGACGCGTTGCACGAGGTTCCCGGGGCGGACGCCCTCGTCGGTGGTAGTTCGGCGGCAACTCTGGACGTGCAGACCGCGTCGGTGCACGACCGGAACCTGATCATCCCGATCGTGCTGGTGGTGATCTTCGTCGTTCTCGCGATCCTGTTGCGGGCGCTGCTCACGCCGCTGATCCTCATCGCGACGGTGGTGCTGAGTTTCGCGGCGACCCTCGGTGTGTCCGGGATCTTCTTCACGCACGTCTTCCATTTCGCGGGTGCCGACCCGTCGTTCCCACTGTTCGCGTTCGTGTTCCTGGTCGCGCTGGGCATCGACTACAACATCTTCCTCATGACACGGGTACGGGAGGAGACGCTCGAGCACGGCACCCGCTCCGGTGTGCTGCGCGGTCTCGCCGTGACCGGTGGCGTGATCACATCGGCGGGCATCGTGCTGGCCGGCACGTTCGCGGTGCTCGGGGTGCTCCCCCTCGTCGTCCTCGCGCAGGTGGGGTTCGCGGTCGCGTTCGGTGTCCTGCTCGACACGATCGTCGTGCGCAGCGTGCTCGTGCCGGCCCTGTCCCACGACATCGGCAAGGCGATCTGGTGGCCGTCGGCACTGGCCCGCGCGAAGGACTGAGCCAGGACCGGACACCGACACCCCGGAGTGGTTGACGGATCGCTCCCGAAGTGGTCGGGTGGTAGGTGACGGACGGCGCAGCCCGCCACTCCGGGCTACTGCCTTCCTTGCAGCTCTACTGCACGGCAACGTGATTCGTGGGGAAGGATGCAGATGTCGAATTTCACGACGGACGACGCCGGAATCCCGGTGCCCAGTGACCAGCATTCGCTGACCGTGGGGCCGGACGGGCCGATCCTGCTGCAGGACTATTACCTGATCGAGAAGATGGCCCAGTTCAATCGGGAACGGGTCCCGGAACGGCAACCGCATGCGAAGGGCGGCGGCGCGTTCGGCACGTTCGAGGTCACGAACGACGTGAGTGCCTACACGAAGGCCGATCTGTTCCAGCCCGGGAAGAAGACGGAGATGCTCGCCCGCTTCTCCACGGTCGCCGGCGAGCGGGGCAGCCCGGACACGTGGCGGGATCCGCGCGGATTCGCGCTCAAGTTCTACACCGAGCAGGGCAACTTCGACATGGTCGGCAACAACACGCCGATCTTCTTCATGCGGGATCCGATGAAGTTCCAGGACTTCATCCGCTCGCAGAAACGCCGGGCCGACAACAACTTGCGCGATCACGACATGCAGTGGGATTTC from Prescottella sp. R16 includes these protein-coding regions:
- a CDS encoding MMPL family transporter codes for the protein MTRVESSGRRWPVFTVVAVAVVVFLLGGLGGGFQGKLADVQKNDNASFLPAQAESTIVTNESAKFVSVETVPGAVVFHRDGGLTDADRAAIEQARTTIATIDGVATDSVTPTQFSQDGSTASVFVPLIAKQDGTAVTGPALADTEQHVLDAARAAVDGGVEVLPAGPGGLLVAFIDAFEGLDSTLLLVALLVVIVILLVVYRSPVLWVFPLFSALLALGLSSMVIYLLADHELLTLTGQSQGILFVLVIGAGTDYALLLIARYREELHFHDNRFDAMIKAWRESAPAITASAVTVILGLLCLSFSELNSNKSLGPVAAIGIACTYVVMMTFLPVVLSVVGRWVFWPRTPRVDGATDLATHGMWGRIAGFVGRRDRPAWIGATVLLAALFAVGIGSLQTDGLTATENFTGTPDAVRGQALYDADFDPGAGAPAVVTTNAAAVDAVIAAASGVEGVRQGPGSVCVQIDLEKVEGLLRNSGGTTPELPPGCPPAILNVAPIDGRTVVNVALDDSYDSPEALQTVQRLRDALHEVPGADALVGGSSAATLDVQTASVHDRNLIIPIVLVVIFVVLAILLRALLTPLILIATVVLSFAATLGVSGIFFTHVFHFAGADPSFPLFAFVFLVALGIDYNIFLMTRVREETLEHGTRSGVLRGLAVTGGVITSAGIVLAGTFAVLGVLPLVVLAQVGFAVAFGVLLDTIVVRSVLVPALSHDIGKAIWWPSALARAKD